From one Phycodurus eques isolate BA_2022a chromosome 19, UOR_Pequ_1.1, whole genome shotgun sequence genomic stretch:
- the kif19 gene encoding kinesin-like protein KIF19 isoform X1, protein MKDTGESKEHQLTVALRIRPLSDGEQEEAATIVAHRLDEQMVILMDPMEDPDDVLRANRSREKTYVFDVAFDYSASQEEVYRATTKGLIEGLISGYNATVFAYGPTGCGKTYTMLGTDKEPGIYVRTLNDLFRAIEETSDDMMYSVSMSYLEIYNEMIRDLLNPSSGFLDLREDAKGEIQVAGITEVSTINAQEIMELLIKGNKQRTQEPTAANRTSSRSHAVLQVAVKQQSRCRDVLQEVRFARLFMIDLAGSERAAQTQNRGQRLKEGAHINRSLLALGNCINALSDKNGNKYVNYRDSKLTRLLKDSLGGNSRTVMIAHISPASVAFEESRNTLTYADRAKSIRTRVKKNLINVSYHIAQYTNIISDLRCEIERLKKMIADQASRQLTSDRADIRHVQAEVKAHSCQQSRVEMEQLREKLLDAFRQQMDVRRNLMALETSNAEIQMETTKQLLTIADWEQERSRRRRKWRAEKRKESARKDDSEKDSDSPESPADAAETEEVAVARENLVALMTEQKKLHKQKVLLERRFLELRNQARQLEELLPRRVSSDEQREVLDLLCKVHELEIENAEMQSHALLKDNVIRQKNFVVRRFEMHRHLCDELIQQQRRFIDENSLLVSPRLQELYDMYTRERDERKLDKAVALDQETTCHSIKGGSLPKIGLPAQARDTVQDVDSDQESVRPDERRGHAKLRRHTLPPILPEHEQDSDRVFKNIAHARHMKISSVMTPPPIHINGKGNRELQPLAPVSSLSYTHLSHSVSSQLDSSPESSEAGADAPLSQNERQQILQGVQNISVKAARRRSKAREVDALRLPPAPSPMEPAKQKSSLFGSDAAPRGLPMRRGRQPSPELRHATSDDNLSSSTGEGPGLQATWTRNHKLTGKNQTPRDGDFEARRKKRRSRSFEVTGQALPQSKTITAGRFRPLDSTSDAHLHISGESQVPVLRPQFRGVPPLAKVRVPIGSQQAGPNSETTATQANNLKRIPLLRQPQPPLYISTTTTTMGGQQRPRRH, encoded by the exons ATGGTGATCCTGATGGACCCCATGGAGGATCCCGATGACGTCCTGCGGGCCAACCGCTCCAGGGAAAAGACGTACGTGTTCGACGTGGCCTTCGATTACTCGGCCAGTCAG GAGGAAGTGTACCGCGCCACCACCAAAGGGCTGATCGAGGGCCTCATATCCGGCTACAACGCCACCGTGTTCGCCTACGGACCCACAG GTTGTGGGAAAACGTACACCATGCTGGGTACCGACAAGGAGCCCGGCATTTACGTCCGCACCCTCAACGACCTCTTCCGGGCCATCGAGGAGACCAGCGATGACATGATGTACAGCGTCTCCATGTCTTATTTGGAG ATCTACAACGAGATGATCCGGGACCTGCTCAACCCGTCTTCGGGCTTCCTGGACCTTAGAGAGGATGCAAAAGGAGAGATTCAAGTGGCGGGCATCACAGAAGTATCCACCATTAACGCTCAAGAG ATCATGGAGCTGCTGATTAAGGGCAACAAGCAGCGCACGCAGGAGCCCACGGCCGCCAACCGGACGTCGTCACGCTCTCACGCAGTGTTGCAGGTGGCGGTCAAGCAGCAAAGTCGCTGCAGGGACGTTCTGCAGGAGGTCCGCTTTGCCCGTCTCTTTATGATCGATCTGGCCGGCTCCGAACGAGCagcacag ACCCAGAATCGGGGTCAGAGGTTAAAAGAGGGTGCCCACATCAACCGCTCCCTCTTGGCGTTGGGCAACTGCATCAACGCTCTGAGCGACAAGAACGGCAACAAGTACGTCAACTATCGAGACAGCAAGCTGACTCGACTGCTCAAG GACTCTTTGGGAGGGAACAGTCGAACCGTCATGATCGCTCACATTAGCCCCGCCTCCGTGGCCTTTGAGGAGTCCCGCAACACGCTAACATACGCTGACcgtgccaaaagtattcgcacACGG GTGAAGAAGAACCTGATCAACGTGTCCTACCACATCGCTCAGTACACCAACATCATCTCGGACCTTCGCTGCGAGATTGAGCGGCTCAAGAAGATGATCGCCGATCAGGCGAGCCGCCAGCTCACCTCCGACCGGGCCGACATCCGCCACGTCCAGG CTGAGGTCAAGGCGCACTCCTGCCAGCAGAGTCGGGTCGAGATGGAACAGCTGAGGGAGAAGCTCCTGGACGCCTTCCGCCAACAGATGGATGTCCGGCGGAATCTGATGGCGCTGGAGACCAGCAATGCCGAGATCCAGATGGAGACCACCAAGCAGCTGCTCACCATTGCAGA CTGGGAGCAAGAACGGAGCAGGCGACGGCGGAAGTGGCGTGCAGAAAAGCGAAAGGAAAGTGCCCGCAAGGATGACAGTGAGAAGGACTCGGACTCACCGGAATCTCCGGCCGACGCCGCAGAGACGGAGGAGGTGGCCGTGGCCAGAGAGAACCTGGTCGCCCTCATGACGGAGCAGAAGAAGCTCCACAAACAGAAG GTGCTGCTAGAGCGCCGGTTCCTGGAGCTCCGTAACCAGGCCCGGCAACTGGAGGAGCTGCTGCCGCGGCGAGTGAGCTCAGACGAGCAGCGCGAGGTCCTGGACCTCTTGTGCAAAGTCCACGAGCTGGAGATCGAGAATGCCGAGATGCAGTCGCACGCACTGTTGAAGGACAACGTGATCCGACAAAAGAACTTCGTGGTCCGCCGCTTCGAGATGCACCGGCACCTCTGCGACGAGCTCATTCAACAGCAGCGGCGGTTCATTGATG AGAACAGTCTGCTCGTGTCACCCCGCCTCCAGGAGCTCTACGATATGTACACCAGAGAACGAGATGAGAGAAAACTGGACAAAGCCGTAGCTCTGGATCAGGAAACCACCTGCCACAGCATCAAG GGGGGCTCCCTACCCAAGATCGGCCTGCCCGCTCAGGCTCGCGATACCGTGCAAGACGTGGACTCGGACCAGGAGAGCGTACGCCCTGACGAAAGGCGAGGACACGCCAAACTTCGCCGCCACACGTTGCCCCCCATTCTGCCTGAGCACGAACA GGACAGCGACAGAGTTTTCAAGAACATCGCTCATGCGCGTCACATGAAAATATCGTCTGTGATGACCCCGCCTCCCATCCACATCAATGGGAAGGGCAACAGAGAG CTGCAACCGCTGGCTCCAGTAAGCTCGCTGAGCTACACTCACCTCAGCCACAGCGTCAGCAGCCAACTGGACTCATCGCCCGAAAGCAGCGAGGCGGGGGCCGATGCGCCGCTTTcacaaaatg AGAGGCAGCAGATTCTCCAAGGCGTGCAGAACATTTCGGtgaaggcggcacggcggcGCTCCAAAGCCAGAGAGGTGGACGCCTTGCGCTTGCCACCTGCACCCTCTCCCATGGAGCCCGCCAAGCAGAAGAGCAGCCTTTTTGGCAGTGACGCGGCCCCCAGAGGTCTGCCGATGCGGCGCGGCAGACAACCCAGCCCCGAGCTCCGGCACGCCACCTCGGACGACAATCTGTCCAGCAGCACCGGCGAGGGGCCCGGCCTGCAGGCCACTTGGACGCGGAACCACAAGCTCACCGGCAAGAACCAAACCCCACGAGACGGCGACTTTGAGGCGCGCCGCAAAAAGAGGCGCTCGCGCTCTTTTGAGGTCACTGGACAAGCA CTGCCTCAGTCCAAAACGATCACGGCTGGAAGGTTCCGTCCCTTGGACAGCACGTCAGACGCTCACCTGCACATCAGTGGTGAGTCCCAGGTCCCGGTGCTACGCCCCCAGTTCAGAGGAGTCCCGCCTCTTGCCAAAGTCAGGGTACCAATCGGCAGCCAGCAAGCAG GCCCAAACTCAGAGACCACTGCAACCCAGGCGAACAACCTGAAGCGCATCCCCTTGCTGCGGCAGCCCCAGCCACCGCTCTACatctccaccaccaccaccaccatgggGGGCCAGCAGCGACCACGCCGACACTGA
- the kif19 gene encoding kinesin-like protein KIF19 isoform X2, whose translation MVILMDPMEDPDDVLRANRSREKTYVFDVAFDYSASQEEVYRATTKGLIEGLISGYNATVFAYGPTGCGKTYTMLGTDKEPGIYVRTLNDLFRAIEETSDDMMYSVSMSYLEIYNEMIRDLLNPSSGFLDLREDAKGEIQVAGITEVSTINAQEIMELLIKGNKQRTQEPTAANRTSSRSHAVLQVAVKQQSRCRDVLQEVRFARLFMIDLAGSERAAQTQNRGQRLKEGAHINRSLLALGNCINALSDKNGNKYVNYRDSKLTRLLKDSLGGNSRTVMIAHISPASVAFEESRNTLTYADRAKSIRTRVKKNLINVSYHIAQYTNIISDLRCEIERLKKMIADQASRQLTSDRADIRHVQAEVKAHSCQQSRVEMEQLREKLLDAFRQQMDVRRNLMALETSNAEIQMETTKQLLTIADWEQERSRRRRKWRAEKRKESARKDDSEKDSDSPESPADAAETEEVAVARENLVALMTEQKKLHKQKVLLERRFLELRNQARQLEELLPRRVSSDEQREVLDLLCKVHELEIENAEMQSHALLKDNVIRQKNFVVRRFEMHRHLCDELIQQQRRFIDENSLLVSPRLQELYDMYTRERDERKLDKAVALDQETTCHSIKGGSLPKIGLPAQARDTVQDVDSDQESVRPDERRGHAKLRRHTLPPILPEHEQDSDRVFKNIAHARHMKISSVMTPPPIHINGKGNRELQPLAPVSSLSYTHLSHSVSSQLDSSPESSEAGADAPLSQNERQQILQGVQNISVKAARRRSKAREVDALRLPPAPSPMEPAKQKSSLFGSDAAPRGLPMRRGRQPSPELRHATSDDNLSSSTGEGPGLQATWTRNHKLTGKNQTPRDGDFEARRKKRRSRSFEVTGQALPQSKTITAGRFRPLDSTSDAHLHISGESQVPVLRPQFRGVPPLAKVRVPIGSQQAGPNSETTATQANNLKRIPLLRQPQPPLYISTTTTTMGGQQRPRRH comes from the exons ATGGTGATCCTGATGGACCCCATGGAGGATCCCGATGACGTCCTGCGGGCCAACCGCTCCAGGGAAAAGACGTACGTGTTCGACGTGGCCTTCGATTACTCGGCCAGTCAG GAGGAAGTGTACCGCGCCACCACCAAAGGGCTGATCGAGGGCCTCATATCCGGCTACAACGCCACCGTGTTCGCCTACGGACCCACAG GTTGTGGGAAAACGTACACCATGCTGGGTACCGACAAGGAGCCCGGCATTTACGTCCGCACCCTCAACGACCTCTTCCGGGCCATCGAGGAGACCAGCGATGACATGATGTACAGCGTCTCCATGTCTTATTTGGAG ATCTACAACGAGATGATCCGGGACCTGCTCAACCCGTCTTCGGGCTTCCTGGACCTTAGAGAGGATGCAAAAGGAGAGATTCAAGTGGCGGGCATCACAGAAGTATCCACCATTAACGCTCAAGAG ATCATGGAGCTGCTGATTAAGGGCAACAAGCAGCGCACGCAGGAGCCCACGGCCGCCAACCGGACGTCGTCACGCTCTCACGCAGTGTTGCAGGTGGCGGTCAAGCAGCAAAGTCGCTGCAGGGACGTTCTGCAGGAGGTCCGCTTTGCCCGTCTCTTTATGATCGATCTGGCCGGCTCCGAACGAGCagcacag ACCCAGAATCGGGGTCAGAGGTTAAAAGAGGGTGCCCACATCAACCGCTCCCTCTTGGCGTTGGGCAACTGCATCAACGCTCTGAGCGACAAGAACGGCAACAAGTACGTCAACTATCGAGACAGCAAGCTGACTCGACTGCTCAAG GACTCTTTGGGAGGGAACAGTCGAACCGTCATGATCGCTCACATTAGCCCCGCCTCCGTGGCCTTTGAGGAGTCCCGCAACACGCTAACATACGCTGACcgtgccaaaagtattcgcacACGG GTGAAGAAGAACCTGATCAACGTGTCCTACCACATCGCTCAGTACACCAACATCATCTCGGACCTTCGCTGCGAGATTGAGCGGCTCAAGAAGATGATCGCCGATCAGGCGAGCCGCCAGCTCACCTCCGACCGGGCCGACATCCGCCACGTCCAGG CTGAGGTCAAGGCGCACTCCTGCCAGCAGAGTCGGGTCGAGATGGAACAGCTGAGGGAGAAGCTCCTGGACGCCTTCCGCCAACAGATGGATGTCCGGCGGAATCTGATGGCGCTGGAGACCAGCAATGCCGAGATCCAGATGGAGACCACCAAGCAGCTGCTCACCATTGCAGA CTGGGAGCAAGAACGGAGCAGGCGACGGCGGAAGTGGCGTGCAGAAAAGCGAAAGGAAAGTGCCCGCAAGGATGACAGTGAGAAGGACTCGGACTCACCGGAATCTCCGGCCGACGCCGCAGAGACGGAGGAGGTGGCCGTGGCCAGAGAGAACCTGGTCGCCCTCATGACGGAGCAGAAGAAGCTCCACAAACAGAAG GTGCTGCTAGAGCGCCGGTTCCTGGAGCTCCGTAACCAGGCCCGGCAACTGGAGGAGCTGCTGCCGCGGCGAGTGAGCTCAGACGAGCAGCGCGAGGTCCTGGACCTCTTGTGCAAAGTCCACGAGCTGGAGATCGAGAATGCCGAGATGCAGTCGCACGCACTGTTGAAGGACAACGTGATCCGACAAAAGAACTTCGTGGTCCGCCGCTTCGAGATGCACCGGCACCTCTGCGACGAGCTCATTCAACAGCAGCGGCGGTTCATTGATG AGAACAGTCTGCTCGTGTCACCCCGCCTCCAGGAGCTCTACGATATGTACACCAGAGAACGAGATGAGAGAAAACTGGACAAAGCCGTAGCTCTGGATCAGGAAACCACCTGCCACAGCATCAAG GGGGGCTCCCTACCCAAGATCGGCCTGCCCGCTCAGGCTCGCGATACCGTGCAAGACGTGGACTCGGACCAGGAGAGCGTACGCCCTGACGAAAGGCGAGGACACGCCAAACTTCGCCGCCACACGTTGCCCCCCATTCTGCCTGAGCACGAACA GGACAGCGACAGAGTTTTCAAGAACATCGCTCATGCGCGTCACATGAAAATATCGTCTGTGATGACCCCGCCTCCCATCCACATCAATGGGAAGGGCAACAGAGAG CTGCAACCGCTGGCTCCAGTAAGCTCGCTGAGCTACACTCACCTCAGCCACAGCGTCAGCAGCCAACTGGACTCATCGCCCGAAAGCAGCGAGGCGGGGGCCGATGCGCCGCTTTcacaaaatg AGAGGCAGCAGATTCTCCAAGGCGTGCAGAACATTTCGGtgaaggcggcacggcggcGCTCCAAAGCCAGAGAGGTGGACGCCTTGCGCTTGCCACCTGCACCCTCTCCCATGGAGCCCGCCAAGCAGAAGAGCAGCCTTTTTGGCAGTGACGCGGCCCCCAGAGGTCTGCCGATGCGGCGCGGCAGACAACCCAGCCCCGAGCTCCGGCACGCCACCTCGGACGACAATCTGTCCAGCAGCACCGGCGAGGGGCCCGGCCTGCAGGCCACTTGGACGCGGAACCACAAGCTCACCGGCAAGAACCAAACCCCACGAGACGGCGACTTTGAGGCGCGCCGCAAAAAGAGGCGCTCGCGCTCTTTTGAGGTCACTGGACAAGCA CTGCCTCAGTCCAAAACGATCACGGCTGGAAGGTTCCGTCCCTTGGACAGCACGTCAGACGCTCACCTGCACATCAGTGGTGAGTCCCAGGTCCCGGTGCTACGCCCCCAGTTCAGAGGAGTCCCGCCTCTTGCCAAAGTCAGGGTACCAATCGGCAGCCAGCAAGCAG GCCCAAACTCAGAGACCACTGCAACCCAGGCGAACAACCTGAAGCGCATCCCCTTGCTGCGGCAGCCCCAGCCACCGCTCTACatctccaccaccaccaccaccatgggGGGCCAGCAGCGACCACGCCGACACTGA